In the bacterium genome, GTTCGCTCGATGTCAAGCAAGGAATAGGATAATGAGTACTTCTTGACATCAGGAGGATCGATTGCCGGATTGCACCCCCCACCAATATCCAATACAGTATGGATCTCTGGTGAGGAGGCAATCTCGTGCAATTTGCTCTCAAAGTCGCGAAAAACAGTGGCAGATGATCGATAAGTGATCATTTGTTTAGTGGCGATTCCGTTAGACTACAATATTGAGTTACCGTAACCACAGCTCGATCTCATCCGGTTTCGGAATTCTTCCAGTCGAGACAATTTTCCCATCGATTGCTACACCGGGTGTAGCGAGAACACCCCGTTTCGCCATTTCTGCTATATCAGTAATCTTCCCGAATTGAAAATCGGTGTCGCGTTGCAGACCGAGTTCGGTTGCTGTCTTTAAAATCACTTCAACAGTGCGTTCGCAACGGGCACAGCCGGAGCCAAATACTTCGATTTTCTTCATAAGAATCCCTCGACTGGATGAACTGTTCGAATAGAAATGATACGATTGTTATCGCTTGTACGCTTCGATAATGCAGCTCACAACTTGAAATTCATTAGTACCGCCCCATTCGTAAGGGGTTTCCCGCACGATTGCGACATCGCTTAGTCCAGCTTCGCGCATCGTGTTAAGATAT is a window encoding:
- a CDS encoding thioredoxin family protein, with translation MKKIEVFGSGCARCERTVEVILKTATELGLQRDTDFQFGKITDIAEMAKRGVLATPGVAIDGKIVSTGRIPKPDEIELWLR